In a genomic window of Variovorax paradoxus:
- a CDS encoding enoyl-CoA hydratase/isomerase family protein produces MPTYTRSLADDLRQDSDIHFRLVDNVAFLMIDRQPENNRLTPASLAHIAQIAQTLAVDPRTNCVVVSAEGVEHFSSGIFNAELRAGYSKEDILAIVKLANDAFDGLQALPQIVIGALNGAVRAGGGELALACDFRLCADHASLAFHETSYGCFPGAGAPVRLTSIVGAGRALEIMATGREVAADEMLRIGLVTEIVPSGKLQAHASGIAAQIAAKGPLGLRGAKRVAQLQVSAGDAAAHQLSWALRTSLEYSYDVDEALVAFREKRKASYLGR; encoded by the coding sequence ATGCCAACCTATACCCGAAGTCTCGCAGACGATCTTCGGCAAGACTCCGACATCCACTTCAGGCTTGTCGACAACGTCGCCTTTCTGATGATCGACCGGCAGCCGGAAAACAATCGCCTGACGCCGGCCTCGCTGGCGCACATCGCCCAGATCGCGCAGACCCTGGCTGTCGATCCACGCACGAATTGCGTCGTCGTTTCGGCGGAAGGGGTCGAGCACTTCTCGTCGGGGATCTTCAACGCCGAGCTGCGTGCGGGCTACTCGAAGGAAGACATTCTTGCCATCGTCAAGCTGGCCAACGACGCATTCGACGGGCTGCAGGCGCTGCCGCAGATCGTCATCGGGGCCCTCAATGGGGCCGTCCGCGCCGGTGGCGGGGAGCTGGCGCTGGCCTGCGATTTCAGGCTATGCGCAGACCATGCGTCGCTGGCCTTCCATGAGACCAGCTACGGCTGCTTTCCCGGGGCCGGAGCGCCGGTCCGTCTGACATCCATCGTCGGCGCGGGCCGGGCACTCGAGATCATGGCAACGGGGCGGGAGGTTGCCGCGGACGAGATGCTGCGCATCGGTCTGGTAACCGAGATTGTGCCTTCAGGGAAGTTGCAGGCCCATGCGTCAGGCATCGCGGCGCAAATCGCGGCCAAGGGGCCACTCGGGCTAAGGGGCGCGAAACGTGTCGCACAGCTGCAGGTCAGCGCGGGAGACGCAGCCGCTCATCAGCTGTCATGGGCTCTTCGAACCTCTTTGGAATACAGCTATGACGTTGACGAAGCGTTAGTAGCCTTTCGCGAA